A genomic stretch from Lathyrus oleraceus cultivar Zhongwan6 chromosome 2, CAAS_Psat_ZW6_1.0, whole genome shotgun sequence includes:
- the LOC127123697 gene encoding proline-rich protein 3-like produces the protein MYPVQYAPQPYVAAVTPAFNQHPAQAYQAPPVYRPAPVQQRVAAPPAYQQALEAPVYQQPRAQAPRQNAQNQNRRQGERATFNPIPMSYTELYPSLLQKGLVVPRPMGPPPDRLPPWYNPNAHCPFHEGSPGHDLEGCYALKHRVRELIESKILSFKDMGPNVKNNPLPPHGNLQ, from the coding sequence ATGTATCCCGTCCAATACGCTCCTCAGCCATACGTAGCTGCTGTGACGCCTGCATTCAATCAACACCCTGCTCAGGCTTATCAAGCGCCTCCAGTCTATCGACCAGCTCCAGTTCAACAACGTGTTGCGGCTCCGCCAGCTTATCAACAAGCACTAGAAGCTCCTGTCTATCAACAGCCGAGAGCTCAGGCGCCAAGGCAAAATGCTCAAAACCAAAATAGGAGACAAGGGGAGAGGGCGACCTTCAATCCAATCCCAATGTCGTACActgagctttatccctccttgttgcAAAAGGGTTTGGTGGTTCCCAGACCTATGGGACCTCCACCTGATCGTCTTCCTCCATGGTACAACCCTAATGCACACTGTCCTTTCCATGAAGGTTCCCCCGGGCATGACCTAGAGGGTTGTTACGCTCTAAAGCATAGGGTTCGTGAACTGATTGAGAGCAAGATCTTGTCTTTTAAGGACATGGGACCAAAtgtgaagaacaatcctcttcctCCCCATGGAAATCTGCAGTAA